In one window of Halocatena salina DNA:
- a CDS encoding CopG family ribbon-helix-helix protein: protein MSVVSVSMPEALLERIDQFADDHGYTGRSEVLREASRNLLGEFEDKKLEDRDLLGVVTVVFDYETTSVEEKMMRLRHEHEEIVTSNFHSHGGSHHCMELFVLEGSLEDISTFVGKVRATKDTLTIDYSVLPVDDFGPLADIN from the coding sequence ATGAGTGTTGTCAGCGTCTCGATGCCTGAAGCGTTGCTTGAACGAATTGATCAGTTTGCGGATGACCACGGTTACACCGGTCGGAGTGAGGTTCTCCGTGAAGCGAGCCGTAATCTGCTTGGTGAGTTCGAAGATAAGAAACTCGAGGATCGTGATTTACTGGGTGTCGTCACGGTCGTATTCGACTACGAGACAACGAGTGTCGAGGAAAAAATGATGCGCCTCCGGCACGAGCACGAGGAGATCGTTACCTCGAACTTCCATAGTCACGGCGGTAGCCATCACTGTATGGAGCTATTCGTCCTTGAAGGATCGCTCGAAGATATCTCCACATTTGTGGGGAAAGTTCGAGCCACAAAAGACACACTCACCATAGATTATTCGGTGCTGCCTGTCGATGATTTCGGACCGCTCGCCGACATAAACTGA